A window from Solanum stenotomum isolate F172 chromosome 5, ASM1918654v1, whole genome shotgun sequence encodes these proteins:
- the LOC125865999 gene encoding patatin-like protein 3: protein MAAAAISTISMIDSNMEVDKLTYEIFSILENKFLFGYDNDPKLSSACRENLNFSTPFAGNKNDPAGKIRILSIDGGGSTNGILAAKSLTHLETTLRRITGKKNTHIADFFDVVAGSGTGGILATLLFTRGKDGVPLFTAEEALKFLIENNRKISRSSSNGVLRRVFRPPVKVFGNVFGDLTLKETVKAVLIPCYDLTTRSPFLFSRADALEMDGCDFKLADVCGATIADRTVEVKSVDGRRKITAVGGGVTMNNPTAAAITHVLNNKQEFPFANSVEDLLVISLGNGESDSGTGNMTSSPAAFVKIAGDGAADMVDQAVSMAFGEFRNNNYVRVQGNEIIGKKHHMIKDEKMRKSIAIAEEMLKQKNVESILFQGKKLVEKTNLDKLEIFAGELIKEEEMRKNSILSPVVLKQSSSSPRTSSATTLSTISSC, encoded by the exons atgGCAGCAGCTGCAATTTCTACAATCTCAATGATCGATTCCAACATGGAAGTTGACAAATTAACATACGAAATCTTCTCCATTCTCGAAAATAAGTTCCTCTTTGGCTACGATAATGACCCAAAACTTTCTTCTGCATGCAGAGAAAATCTCAATTTCTCCACCCCTTTCGCCGGAAACAAAAATGACCCCGCCGGAAAAATCAGGATTCTCTCTATTGACGGAGGTGGGTCCACTAATGGCATCCTAGCTGCTAAATCTTTAACACATTTGGAAACAACCCTTCGTCGGATAACCGGAAAGAAAAACACCCACATTGCTGATTTCTTCGATGTAGTCGCCGGGTCCGGTACCGGCGGGATCCTCGCTACTCTTCTCTTCACTCGTGGGAAAGATGGGGTTCCTCTTTTCACAGCAGAGGAAGCTCTCAAATTCCTAATCGAGAATAACCGGAAAATCTCTCGGTCTTCTTCAAATGGAGTTCTCCGGCGTGTTTTCCGGCCACCAGTGAAGGTGTTCGGAAACGTGTTCGGcgatttaactttaaaagaaacTGTAAAAGCAGTTTTAATCCCCTGCTACGACCTCACCACAAGATCACCGTTCCTTTTCTCCCGTGCTGATGCTTTGGAAATGGACGGCTGTGATTTTAAGCTGGCAGATGTATGTGGGGCCACAATAGCTGATCGTACGGTGGAAGTGAAATCAGTTGATGGAAGACGAAAGATCACAGCCGTTGGTGGTGGGGTCACCATGAATAATCCAACGGCTGCTGCTATCACTCATGTTCTTAACAATAAACAAGAATTTCCCTTTGCTAATTCAGTTGAAGATTTGTTAGTAATTTCACTGGGCAACGGAGAATCAGATTCCGGCACCGGAAACATGACGTCATCACCGGCGGCATTTGTTAAGATCGCCGGAGATGGAGCTGCCGACATG GTAGATCAAGCTGTATCAATGGCATTTGGAGAATTTAGAAACAATAACTATGTTAGAGTACAAGGAAATGAAATTATTGGAAAAAAACACCATatgataaaagatgaaaaaatgagaaaatcaaTTGCAATTGCTGAGGAAATGCTAAAGCAGAAAAATGTGGAATCGATATTATTTCAAGGGAAAAAATTGGTGGAAAAAACAAATTTAGACAAATTGGAAATATTTGCAGGTGAATtaatcaaagaagaagaaatgaggaAAAATAGTATATTATCTCCAGTTGTTTTGAAACAATCATCATCATCTCCAAGAACATCATCTGCAACAACTTTATCGACTATTTCATCgtgttaa